The nucleotide sequence aatatactaactttattttaaatgataataataaaaaataagatagagttatagttaaaatattaagaataaaattaaaaggaaaaaaaaaaaagagaaaccaaAAGTTATAAGCTAAGAGCAGCTCCAGCGCTGGTTCTTAGGGAGAGTTTGCCAGCATGGCAATGCTTTGGGGCCCACTTTTTCCTTTCCTTGAAACTCCACCTGGCCATCAGTGCATAAATAGGTAACGGttctttaaaattttttttgattttaataataaaaatagcagTTGGTAACggctagtttctttttttttttagttattttttagttataaatatagttttgtgaaaaaaattaacCAACACAAATTTTACCAACACTTatattttctcttcaatttcaattttctctctcacaatttcatcattttaattcaaattttcattttttttacttcaAATTACAATAGTTTAGGTCAAATGGATCCTAATCATTTTCATTATCAACAAGCTATGTTCAATTTcatgcaaaattatcaaaatcctaatcctcaaaattctcaaattccACCGATGCCACCATTTTCTACTCAAGTTCCACCATTTTCTACTCAAGTTCCACCATTTTCTACTCAAGTTGGTACTGAAAATGAAGAAAgggttgttgttaaaaaaaaatctcGAGAGCAATTTACAAGGGATGAAGATATACTACTTATCCAATCATGGCTCAATGTTTCAAAGGATCCAATTGTGGGAGTTGATCAAAAGGCTGAGAGTTTTTGGGTAAGAGTCGCTGCCAATTATAACCAGTATCGTGGGGAATCGCGGGAAAAGTTAAAGGGACAATTAAAATGTCGATGGCATCGAATAAATGGCTTGGTTCAAAAATTTGTTGGGTGTTACAAACAAGCTGTTAATGGAAAGAAAAGTGGGACATCGGAGAACGATGTCATGGCTGCTGCAAATGCATTTTTTGCTTAGGATCAAGGTACAACATTCAACCTTGAGTACGCATGGAGATTGttaaaagatgaacctaaatGGATGGGAGAATCGATTGAAAgttcttcaaaaataacaaagACTTATGCTAGTGAGGCATCATCGGAGAACCCAAATACACCTTCAAGTTATGAGTTTAACTCATCATCACCAATGGAGCGTCCAATGGGACAAAAAGCAGCAAAAAGGAAGGGTAAGGCAAAGGAAATTCCAAATGAAACGCAAGATGCAAGGAATAAAAGAGCAATGTTAATGGAAAGACTAGCGCAAAGTAAGGAGGACGAGATAGAATTAAAGGTAGTG is from Vicia villosa cultivar HV-30 ecotype Madison, WI unplaced genomic scaffold, Vvil1.0 ctg.000351F_1_1, whole genome shotgun sequence and encodes:
- the LOC131627175 gene encoding glutathione S-transferase T3-like encodes the protein MDPNHFHYQQAMFNFMQNYQNPNPQNSQIPPMPPFSTQVPPFSTQVPPFSTQVGTENEERVVVKKKSREQFTRDEDILLIQSWLNVSKDPIVGVDQKAESFWVRVAANYNQYRGESREKLKGQLKCRWHRINGLVQKFVGCYKQAVNGKKSGTSENDVMAAANAFFA